In the genome of Neisseria animaloris, one region contains:
- the tuf gene encoding elongation factor Tu — protein MAKEKFERSKPHVNVGTIGHVDHGKTTLTAALTTILSKKFGGAAKAYDQIDNAPEEKARGITINTSHVEYETATRHYAHVDCPGHADYVKNMITGAAQMDGAILVCSAADGPMPQTREHILLARQVGVPYIIVFMNKCDMVDDAELLELVEMEIRDLLSSYDFPGDDCPIVQGSALKALEGDAAYEEKIFELADALDSYIPTPERAVDKPFLLPIEDVFSISGRGTVVTGRVERGIIHVGDEIEIVGLKDTQKTTCTGVEMFRKLLDEGQAGDNVGVLLRGTKREEVERGQVLAKPGTITPHTKFKAEVYVLSKEEGGRHTPFFANYRPQFYFRTTDVTGAVTLEEGVEMVMPGENVAITVELIAPIAMEEGLRFAIREGGRTVGAGVVSSVIA, from the coding sequence ATGGCTAAAGAGAAATTCGAGCGGAGCAAGCCGCACGTAAACGTTGGCACCATTGGTCACGTTGACCATGGTAAAACCACTTTGACAGCTGCACTGACAACAATTTTGTCAAAAAAATTCGGTGGTGCGGCCAAAGCTTACGACCAAATTGACAATGCCCCGGAAGAAAAAGCCCGTGGTATTACCATTAACACCTCGCATGTAGAGTACGAAACGGCAACCCGCCACTACGCTCACGTAGACTGTCCGGGGCACGCCGACTACGTTAAAAACATGATTACCGGTGCCGCCCAAATGGATGGTGCTATTCTGGTATGTTCGGCTGCAGACGGTCCTATGCCGCAAACCCGCGAGCATATTCTGTTGGCCCGCCAAGTAGGTGTACCTTATATCATCGTATTCATGAACAAATGTGATATGGTTGATGATGCTGAGTTGCTGGAATTGGTTGAGATGGAAATTCGTGACTTGCTGTCAAGCTACGATTTCCCCGGTGACGATTGCCCGATCGTACAAGGTTCTGCATTGAAAGCGTTGGAAGGCGATGCTGCTTACGAAGAAAAAATCTTCGAATTGGCTGATGCATTGGACAGCTACATTCCGACTCCTGAGCGTGCAGTAGACAAACCGTTCCTGTTGCCGATTGAAGACGTATTCTCGATTTCTGGGCGTGGTACGGTAGTTACCGGTCGTGTAGAGCGCGGTATCATTCATGTAGGTGACGAGATTGAAATCGTTGGTTTGAAAGATACTCAAAAAACCACTTGTACCGGTGTGGAAATGTTCCGCAAACTGCTGGACGAAGGCCAAGCAGGTGATAACGTGGGCGTACTGCTGCGCGGTACTAAGCGCGAAGAAGTTGAGCGTGGTCAAGTATTGGCAAAACCCGGTACCATCACTCCGCACACTAAATTTAAAGCTGAAGTGTATGTGTTGAGTAAAGAAGAAGGTGGTCGTCATACACCGTTCTTTGCAAACTACCGTCCTCAATTCTACTTCCGTACAACTGACGTTACTGGTGCGGTTACACTGGAAGAGGGAGTTGAAATGGTAATGCCTGGTGAGAACGTGGCGATTACTGTTGAATTGATTGCGCCGATTGCGATGGAAGAAGGTCTGCGTTTTGCGATTCGTGAAGGTGGTCGTACGGTAGGTGCCGGTGTGGTGTCTTCTGTTATCGCTTAA
- the rpsJ gene encoding 30S ribosomal protein S10, whose amino-acid sequence MANQKIRIRLKAYDYSLIDRSAQEIVETAKRTGAVVKGPIPLPTKIERFNILRSPHVNKTSREQLEIRTHLRLMDIVDWTDKTTDALMKLDLPAGVDVEIKVQ is encoded by the coding sequence ATGGCTAATCAAAAAATCCGCATTCGCTTGAAAGCATATGACTACAGCCTGATTGACCGTTCTGCACAGGAAATCGTAGAAACGGCAAAGCGTACAGGAGCTGTCGTAAAAGGTCCAATTCCGTTGCCTACTAAAATTGAGCGTTTCAATATTCTTCGTTCTCCTCATGTAAATAAAACTTCACGTGAGCAGTTGGAAATCCGTACACATCTTCGCTTGATGGATATCGTGGATTGGACAGATAAAACAACTGATGCACTCATGAAATTAGATTTGCCTGCAGGCGTTGATGTTGAAATTAAAGTACAATAA
- the rplC gene encoding 50S ribosomal protein L3 — protein MTLGLVGRKVGMTRVFNEQGASVPVTVLDMSANRVTQVKSKDTDGYTAVQVTFGQKKANRINKAEAGHFAKAGVEAGRGLIEFALTEEKLSELKAGDQIVVDMFEAGQLVDVTGTSKGKGFSGTIKRHNFGAQRTSHGNSRSHRVPGSIGMAQDPGRVFPGKRMAGQYGNTKSTVQNLEVVRVDVERQLLLVKGAVPGAVNSDVVVRPSVKVGA, from the coding sequence ATGACTTTAGGTCTGGTTGGGCGCAAAGTTGGCATGACACGCGTGTTTAACGAGCAGGGTGCTTCTGTTCCGGTAACTGTGTTGGATATGTCTGCTAATCGCGTCACTCAAGTGAAATCCAAAGATACCGACGGCTATACAGCAGTACAGGTTACCTTTGGTCAGAAAAAAGCAAATCGCATTAATAAAGCCGAAGCTGGGCACTTTGCGAAAGCAGGTGTTGAGGCCGGTCGTGGTTTGATTGAATTTGCTTTAACTGAAGAAAAGCTGAGCGAACTGAAAGCTGGCGATCAAATCGTTGTTGATATGTTTGAAGCTGGTCAGTTGGTAGATGTAACCGGTACCTCAAAAGGTAAAGGTTTCTCTGGTACGATTAAACGCCACAATTTTGGTGCGCAACGTACTTCTCATGGTAACTCGCGTTCACACCGTGTTCCCGGTTCTATCGGTATGGCTCAAGATCCTGGTCGCGTATTTCCTGGTAAACGCATGGCTGGTCAATATGGCAACACCAAATCTACTGTTCAAAACTTAGAAGTGGTGCGTGTAGACGTTGAGCGTCAGCTGCTGCTGGTTAAGGGTGCTGTTCCCGGTGCGGTAAACAGTGATGTTGTGGTGCGTCCTAGCGTGAAAGTAGGTGCGTAA
- the rplD gene encoding 50S ribosomal protein L4, producing MELKVIDAKGQVSGSLAASDALFAREYNESLVHQLVTAFLANARSGNRAQKTRSEVNHSTKKPWRQKGTGRARSGMTSSPLWRKGGRAFPNKPDENFTQKVNRKMYRAGMATILSQLVRDERLFVIETLNAQTPKTKEFAEQVKNLGLEQVLFVTKQLDENVYLASRNLPNVLVLEAQQIDPYSLLRYKKVVITKEAVAQLEEQWV from the coding sequence ATGGAATTAAAAGTAATTGATGCTAAAGGGCAGGTTTCAGGCAGCTTGGCTGCTTCTGATGCATTGTTTGCCCGTGAATACAATGAATCTTTGGTTCATCAGCTGGTTACTGCATTTTTGGCGAATGCCCGTTCAGGCAATCGTGCTCAAAAAACACGTTCAGAAGTTAATCACTCAACTAAAAAACCATGGCGTCAAAAAGGTACAGGCCGTGCCCGTTCAGGTATGACTTCTTCTCCGCTGTGGAGAAAGGGTGGTCGCGCGTTCCCTAATAAACCAGATGAGAACTTTACTCAAAAAGTAAACCGCAAAATGTACCGTGCCGGCATGGCAACCATTTTGTCTCAGTTGGTTCGTGACGAACGTTTGTTTGTTATTGAGACGCTTAACGCACAAACGCCTAAGACCAAAGAATTTGCTGAACAAGTGAAAAATTTGGGTCTGGAACAAGTTTTGTTTGTAACTAAGCAGTTAGATGAAAATGTTTATTTGGCTTCGCGCAACCTGCCTAATGTGCTAGTTTTGGAAGCTCAGCAAATTGATCCATATAGCTTGCTGCGTTATAAAAAAGTAGTCATCACTAAAGAAGCGGTAGCGCAGTTAGAGGAGCAATGGGTATGA
- the rplW gene encoding 50S ribosomal protein L23 — protein MNQQRLTQVILAPVVSEKSNLLAEKRNQMTFKVLPNATKQEIKAAVEFLFGVEVASVTTVTTKGKTKRFGRTIGRRSDVKKAYVSLAAGQELDLEAAAAAADKE, from the coding sequence ATGAATCAACAACGTTTAACACAAGTGATTTTGGCTCCTGTTGTCTCTGAGAAAAGTAATCTGTTGGCAGAAAAACGCAATCAGATGACTTTTAAAGTATTGCCTAATGCAACTAAACAGGAAATTAAGGCTGCTGTGGAGTTTTTGTTTGGTGTAGAAGTTGCTTCTGTAACTACTGTTACCACTAAAGGTAAAACCAAACGTTTCGGTCGTACCATCGGTCGCCGCAGTGATGTTAAAAAAGCTTATGTAAGCTTGGCTGCCGGGCAAGAATTAGATTTGGAAGCCGCTGCTGCAGCTGCAGATAAGGAATAA
- the rplB gene encoding 50S ribosomal protein L2 has translation MAIVKMKPTSAGRRGMVRVTTEGLHKGAPYTALLEKKNSTAGRNNNGHITTRHKGGGHKHHYRIVDFKRNKDGIPAKVERIEYDPNRTAHIALLCYADGERRYIIAPRGIKAGTVLVSGAESAIKVGNTLPIRNIPVGTTIHCIEMKPGKGAQIARSAGASAVLLAKEGIYAQVRLRSGEVRKIHVDCRATIGEVGNEEQSLKKIGKAGANRWRGIRPTVRGVVMNPVDHPHGGGEGRTGEAREPVSPWGTPSKGYRTRNNKRTDNMIVRRRYSNKG, from the coding sequence ATGGCTATTGTAAAAATGAAGCCAACCTCTGCTGGTCGCCGCGGCATGGTTCGTGTAACCACTGAAGGTTTGCATAAAGGTGCTCCGTACACTGCACTGCTGGAAAAGAAAAATTCTACTGCTGGTCGCAATAATAATGGTCATATTACTACCCGTCACAAAGGCGGTGGGCATAAACATCATTATCGTATCGTAGACTTCAAACGTAATAAAGACGGTATCCCTGCTAAAGTAGAGCGCATCGAATACGATCCAAACCGTACTGCGCATATCGCGTTGTTATGCTACGCGGATGGTGAACGCCGTTACATCATTGCTCCGCGTGGTATTAAAGCCGGTACGGTATTGGTTTCCGGAGCTGAATCTGCAATTAAAGTAGGTAATACTCTTCCGATTCGTAATATTCCTGTTGGTACTACGATTCATTGCATTGAGATGAAGCCTGGCAAGGGTGCTCAAATTGCCCGTTCTGCCGGTGCATCTGCGGTATTGTTGGCTAAAGAAGGAATCTACGCCCAAGTGCGTTTACGCTCAGGTGAAGTTCGTAAGATTCATGTTGACTGTCGTGCCACCATTGGTGAAGTTGGTAATGAAGAGCAAAGTCTGAAGAAAATTGGTAAGGCTGGTGCAAACCGCTGGCGTGGTATTCGCCCGACTGTTCGAGGTGTTGTAATGAATCCTGTAGATCACCCGCATGGTGGTGGTGAAGGACGTACTGGTGAAGCTCGCGAACCTGTTAGCCCATGGGGTACACCTTCTAAAGGCTACCGTACTCGTAACAATAAACGCACGGACAATATGATTGTTCGCCGCCGTTACTCAAATAAAGGTTAA
- the rpsS gene encoding 30S ribosomal protein S19 yields the protein MARSLKKGPYVDLHLLKKVDVARASNDKRPIKTWSRRSTILPDFIGLTIAVHNGRTHVPVFISDNMVGHKLGEFSLTRTFKGHLADKKAKKK from the coding sequence ATGGCTCGTTCATTAAAAAAAGGTCCATATGTAGACCTGCATTTGCTGAAAAAAGTAGATGTGGCTCGTGCAAGTAATGATAAGCGTCCGATTAAAACTTGGTCGCGTCGTTCTACTATTTTGCCTGATTTTATCGGTTTAACCATCGCTGTTCATAATGGACGTACTCATGTTCCTGTTTTTATCAGTGATAATATGGTTGGTCATAAATTGGGTGAGTTCTCATTGACCCGTACCTTTAAAGGCCATTTGGCTGATAAAAAGGCTAAAAAGAAATAA
- the rplV gene encoding 50S ribosomal protein L22, which produces MRVSAQHKNARISAQKARLVADLIRGKGVAQALNILAFSPKKGAELVKKVLESAIANAEHNEGADIDELKVVTIFVDKGPSLKRFQARAKGRGNRIEKQTCHINVTVGN; this is translated from the coding sequence ATGAGAGTAAGTGCACAACATAAAAATGCCCGTATCTCTGCACAAAAGGCTCGCTTAGTGGCAGATTTGATTCGTGGTAAAGGCGTTGCCCAAGCTTTGAATATCTTGGCATTTAGCCCTAAAAAAGGCGCTGAGCTTGTTAAGAAAGTGCTGGAATCTGCAATAGCAAATGCAGAGCATAACGAAGGTGCTGATATTGACGAGTTGAAAGTGGTGACCATTTTTGTTGACAAAGGTCCAAGTTTGAAGCGTTTTCAAGCTCGTGCCAAAGGTCGTGGTAACCGCATTGAAAAACAAACTTGCCACATTAATGTGACAGTAGGTAATTAA
- the rpsC gene encoding 30S ribosomal protein S3, with protein sequence MGQKINPTGFRLAVTKDWSSKWFAKSNEFSTVLKQDIDVRNYLRKRLANASVGRVVIERPAKSARITIHSARPGVVIGKKGEDIEILKRDLQALMGVPVHVNIEEIRKPELDAQIIADGIASQLEKRVMFRRAMKRAMQNAMRVGAKGIKIMTSGRLNGADIARSEWYREGRVPLHTLRANVDYATSEAHTTYGVLGLKVWVYTGEGNEKTSQVKSEQEKKQRKAGGRHAAAN encoded by the coding sequence ATGGGACAAAAAATTAATCCTACCGGCTTTCGCTTGGCGGTAACTAAAGACTGGTCTTCAAAATGGTTTGCTAAAAGCAACGAATTTTCGACTGTATTGAAACAAGATATTGATGTTCGTAACTATTTGCGTAAACGGTTGGCAAATGCTTCTGTAGGTCGAGTGGTTATAGAACGCCCTGCCAAATCTGCGCGCATTACCATTCACTCGGCTCGACCAGGGGTTGTGATTGGTAAAAAAGGAGAAGATATCGAAATATTAAAACGTGACTTGCAAGCTCTGATGGGGGTTCCTGTTCATGTTAATATTGAAGAAATTCGTAAGCCTGAGCTGGATGCGCAAATTATTGCTGATGGCATTGCATCTCAGTTGGAAAAACGCGTTATGTTCCGCCGCGCTATGAAACGTGCAATGCAAAATGCGATGCGTGTTGGTGCAAAAGGTATCAAAATCATGACTTCAGGTCGTTTGAATGGTGCTGATATTGCTCGTAGTGAATGGTATCGTGAGGGCCGTGTTCCCCTGCATACATTGCGTGCTAATGTTGATTATGCTACTAGTGAGGCACATACAACTTATGGTGTTTTAGGTCTGAAAGTTTGGGTTTACACAGGTGAGGGAAATGAAAAAACTTCACAAGTAAAATCCGAACAAGAAAAGAAACAGAGAAAGGCAGGTGGTCGTCATGCTGCAGCCAACTAG
- the rplP gene encoding 50S ribosomal protein L16, with product MLQPTRLKYRKQHKGRNTGIATRGNKVSFGEFGLKAVGRGRLTARQIEAARRTMTRHIKRGGRIWIRVFPDKPITSKPAEVRMGGGKGSPEYYVAEIQPGKMLYEMDGVPETLAREAFELASAKLPIPTVFVVRQVGQ from the coding sequence ATGCTGCAGCCAACTAGACTTAAATACCGTAAACAGCACAAAGGACGTAATACAGGAATTGCTACACGTGGCAATAAAGTTAGTTTTGGTGAGTTTGGGCTAAAAGCCGTTGGTCGTGGTCGCTTGACAGCGCGTCAAATTGAAGCAGCACGTCGTACAATGACTCGTCATATTAAACGTGGTGGCCGCATTTGGATTCGAGTATTCCCTGATAAACCGATTACATCTAAGCCTGCAGAAGTTCGTATGGGTGGCGGTAAGGGTTCTCCTGAATACTACGTTGCCGAAATTCAACCGGGTAAAATGTTGTATGAAATGGATGGAGTTCCTGAGACTTTGGCTCGTGAAGCATTTGAACTTGCATCTGCTAAACTGCCTATTCCCACGGTATTTGTAGTAAGACAGGTAGGTCAATAA
- the rpmC gene encoding 50S ribosomal protein L29, translating to MKANELKDKSIEQLNADLLNLLKTQFGLRMQNATGQLGKSSELKRVRRDIARIKTILTEKGAK from the coding sequence ATGAAAGCGAATGAATTAAAAGACAAATCTATTGAGCAATTAAATGCAGATTTGCTTAATTTGTTGAAAACTCAATTTGGCCTACGCATGCAAAATGCTACTGGTCAATTAGGTAAATCTAGCGAGTTGAAACGTGTACGTCGTGATATTGCTCGTATTAAGACCATTCTAACTGAAAAGGGTGCCAAGTAA
- the rpsQ gene encoding 30S ribosomal protein S17 yields the protein MSEVKNVRTLQGKVIGDKMDKTVTVLVERKVKHPLYGKIIRRSTKIHAHDEQNQYGAGDVVVIAETRPLSKTKSWVVRELVEKARTV from the coding sequence ATGAGCGAAGTAAAAAATGTTCGTACTTTGCAAGGCAAAGTTATTGGCGACAAAATGGATAAAACAGTAACTGTTTTAGTAGAACGCAAAGTTAAACATCCGCTTTATGGTAAAATCATCCGTCGTTCGACTAAAATCCATGCTCATGATGAGCAAAATCAATATGGTGCTGGTGATGTGGTAGTTATCGCAGAAACTCGGCCATTGTCAAAAACCAAATCTTGGGTAGTAAGAGAGTTGGTGGAAAAAGCACGTACTGTTTAA
- the rplN gene encoding 50S ribosomal protein L14: MIQMQTILDVADNSGARRVMCIKVLGGSKRRYASVGDIIKVAVKDAAPRGRVKKGDVYNAVVVRTAKGVRRPDGALIKFDNNAAVLLNNKLEPLGTRIFGPVTRELRTERFMKIVSLAPEVL; the protein is encoded by the coding sequence ATGATTCAGATGCAGACCATCTTAGATGTGGCTGATAACTCTGGTGCCCGTCGTGTGATGTGTATCAAAGTTTTAGGCGGATCTAAGCGTCGCTATGCTTCGGTTGGCGACATTATTAAAGTTGCAGTTAAAGATGCGGCTCCTCGTGGTCGTGTAAAAAAAGGCGATGTATATAACGCTGTTGTGGTGCGTACCGCTAAAGGTGTTCGTCGGCCTGATGGTGCATTGATTAAGTTTGATAATAATGCGGCAGTGTTATTAAATAACAAACTTGAACCTTTGGGGACTCGTATTTTTGGTCCGGTTACTCGTGAGTTGCGTACAGAGCGCTTTATGAAGATTGTTTCATTAGCACCTGAGGTTTTATAA